One Coprobacter fastidiosus genomic window, TTTAAAACTGGCGATTTTAAGATGTAAGAATAATAAAAAACGCTTCTCCGAAAGACCGCCCATTTCTCCGGGCAGCACGTTACAAATATAGAAAGAATTACGGATTATTCAAACGCTATAGAAAAGTTATTAAAAATGGATTAACGTTCGAAAGAATCACGATGCCGGGTTGTCCGTCCCTCCGGCTGTATCTCCGGCCGGAGGGCTGGCAATACAGCCGGAGATACAGCCGGAAGGATAGCCGGACAATCAATCAAAAGGTTTATTGTAGTTCACCGTAAGAATTCTTTCAATATCCGACTCCCGGTACAGGATCTTCCCTTCGAGACGGTAAAAGGGAAGTATTCCCCCGTCCCGGTAATCCTGCAATGTCCTCCGACTGAGATGCAGCAGTTCCGACAACTGTTGGTTCGTCAAATACCGTTCACTTCCCAGAGCAGGACGGCATACCCTACCCAGTTCATCCAGTCTGCCCATTAAACCCTCTGCTCTTGCAAAGAACTGTTTCACTTTTTTATTTTTCATACTTACATACTCTTCCATATATTCTTATTTCAGATTTTTGTCCTCGTTTAAAAATTTCTCGATATCCCTTGTCCGATAATAAATTTTCTGACCGATCCGGGTAAAGGGCAATTTCCCTGTATTCCGGTAATTCTGTAACGTTCGTTTGCTGATATTCAACCGCAAACATACATCCTGATTATCCAGATACTCCTTTGCGCCTTTCACTCTATACACGTCACAAACCTCCTCCACCTTATCCGTCAGCCGTCTGAACTGTTCAGCAACCTTTTCTATAACCTTCTCTTCCACCATAAACACATTCATTTCATCTGTTTTTTAAGTAAATAACTCCGTTTCCGGTTCGAATATAGAGACGGTATTTCACTTTCGACAGCATTTGCTGTACGCCGGCTTCACAAGTCCGTCTAAGTCGTCATATGTCGTTACTCCCGCTGTGTACTATGGGCAAACCCGGTCGGTCAGGCACACTATATACGGTCGTATCCGTTGTTTCGGGAAAAACGAAGCGAAACGCAGTATAAGCGGACATGCTTAACCGATATTCAATAAAACCTATCTGTTACGTGCCGCCGATCCGCTTTATTTGCCGGGAATTTTAAAAATACAGACGTATGAAAAAGAAATTTCCAGATGGAAAAAGTTCTAATCCCGCAGAAACGAATGAACAAGCGTACCCGGTTGCACGGGTATGCCGTTTTCTTTTATCCTCTTTTTTAGAGAAAGAGCAAGGTTATGTTTTCGTAAACAAAAACCGCCTTGCTTTGCCCCGGGCAAAGGGAATCCTCTCCCGGTGGTCGCAGATTTGAGAATGAATATTTTAAGAACCGAATGTATTTTCTAATGAAGGAAAACAAGAAGAACGGACGTCCGAAAATTGAAGCTATCCGGCAAAAATCCCGGATAGTCTCTACACGCCTGACGGCAGACGAATTGATATTGGTAACGCAACGGGCGGAACAGGCGGGAGTAAAACTCAGCCGATATGCCAGAGAGATGCTTTTGAAAGGGAAGATCGTACAACGCATAACCCCCGAAGACGCAAAAACGTTACGTCTGCTTGCCAATGAAGCCAACAATATCAATCAGCTCGCACATAAAGCCAATGCCGAAGGCTACGAGCCGATGATGAAAGTAAACGCTTATCTGGCGGTGAAAATAAACGACATCATAAAACGACTCTCCGATGATTGGAAAAATAACAAAAGGCGGTAGTTTCAAAGGGTGCGTAAAATACGTGCTGAATAAAGAGAAAGCCGAACTGCTCGCAGTAAGCGGAGTATTGATGGGAGACGCAACCACGATAGCCGAAAACTTCGAAGCGCAGCAACAGTTAAACCCCGAAATAAAGAAACCCGTAGGACACATTTCGCTAAGTTACTCGCTACAGGATGCCGACCGCTTAACGGACCGGGGAATAGCCCAGCTGGCACAGGAATATATGGAAGAAATGGGAATCGGAAACACCCAGTTTATCATCGTACGGCACAACGACACCAAACACCCCCATTGCCATATCGTCTATAACCGCATCGGCAACGACGGAAAAGTGATCAGCGACAAGAACGACTTTTACCGCAACGGGCAGGTTACGAAAAAGCTGAAAGAGAAATACGGGCTGACTTTCGGAAAAGGAAAAATGCAAGTGAATCGAAACAAACTCAAAGAACCGGACAAGACAAAATACCAGATACACCGGGCGGTTTCAGCCGCACTGGTTAAGTCCAAAAACTGGGATGAGTTTATAAAGGCGGTTTACAAACAGGGAGTGAAAATGCAACCCAAGTTTAAAGGAAATACAAAAGAGATACAGGGAATCTCTTTCGAGAAAAACGGTTATTCTTTTAAGGGTTCGGAGATAGACCGGAAATTCAGTTTCGCCAATCTCGATAAACTAATTAAACAGAATGCGGAAACAAATGCGACCCGAAGAGTCCCGGTAAATTATACTTCTTCCGGTACTCTTATTCAACAGACCCGGTACGAGACCCGATATACCCCGCCACCTGTGGAAAACATCGTCCAAACTTTCTCGAATCTGCTCGACGGATTTTTCGAGCCTTATTACAGCCCTGCGCCGGATGATTCTCTAATTAGGGATATGGAATGGAGAGTGAGGATGAAAAAGAAGAAGCTGGGGAAGAGGATATAATATTCGAATATATATACATTATTTAAAAAATATTCAATAAGCTGTTGTATTTTAATGGTTATTTTAATATATTTGCAATATTCATTTTATTTAAAACAATAAATAAACT contains:
- a CDS encoding helix-turn-helix domain-containing protein; this encodes MNVFMVEEKVIEKVAEQFRRLTDKVEEVCDVYRVKGAKEYLDNQDVCLRLNISKRTLQNYRNTGKLPFTRIGQKIYYRTRDIEKFLNEDKNLK
- a CDS encoding relaxase/mobilization nuclease domain-containing protein; the encoded protein is MIGKITKGGSFKGCVKYVLNKEKAELLAVSGVLMGDATTIAENFEAQQQLNPEIKKPVGHISLSYSLQDADRLTDRGIAQLAQEYMEEMGIGNTQFIIVRHNDTKHPHCHIVYNRIGNDGKVISDKNDFYRNGQVTKKLKEKYGLTFGKGKMQVNRNKLKEPDKTKYQIHRAVSAALVKSKNWDEFIKAVYKQGVKMQPKFKGNTKEIQGISFEKNGYSFKGSEIDRKFSFANLDKLIKQNAETNATRRVPVNYTSSGTLIQQTRYETRYTPPPVENIVQTFSNLLDGFFEPYYSPAPDDSLIRDMEWRVRMKKKKLGKRI
- a CDS encoding plasmid mobilization protein encodes the protein MKENKKNGRPKIEAIRQKSRIVSTRLTADELILVTQRAEQAGVKLSRYAREMLLKGKIVQRITPEDAKTLRLLANEANNINQLAHKANAEGYEPMMKVNAYLAVKINDIIKRLSDDWKNNKRR
- a CDS encoding helix-turn-helix domain-containing protein, with the translated sequence MEEYVSMKNKKVKQFFARAEGLMGRLDELGRVCRPALGSERYLTNQQLSELLHLSRRTLQDYRDGGILPFYRLEGKILYRESDIERILTVNYNKPFD